A single Argentina anserina chromosome 7, drPotAnse1.1, whole genome shotgun sequence DNA region contains:
- the LOC126802760 gene encoding dirigent protein 24-like: MASKVLKATFYILFLAIITLGYANSARILDEATSPLPTTVLASNNPTTPLPSGQIPATATVDDNVDNSEVPIPNVDAPVDDVTPPVDVPSPVVPPVIPAVPEADSPQPEEPVPTTVPAPITGPTIPSATAPIPIAGPAIPALPAPLPVETPVAVPATTVAQPHLAFFMHDILGGSHPSVRVVTGLIANTVANVPFSKPNNNIFPVTGGTPINNNNLNGFLNNNRNNLPSIAGLTGTSTGLTNSQTSTVIQNSGNNNIVDGGSNQPFVTAGQLPNGATLQKLMFGSITVIDDELTEGHELGSPVLGKAQGFYLASSLDGNSHTMAFTVLMHGAHDVEDTISLFGVHRTAAPVSHIAVIGGTGKYENANGYAAIESLVQEDQHTTDGVDTIMQISVYLSE; this comes from the coding sequence ATGGCCTCCAAAGTTCTCAAGGCCACATTCTACATATTGTTCTTGGCAATCATCACACTTGGATATGCCAACTCAGCTAGGATCCTTGATGAGGCAACCAGTCCCCTCCCGACAACTGTCCTAGCCTCAAACAATCCCACCACTCCGTTGCCAAGTGGCCAAATCCCTGCCACCGCAACAGTGGATGACAATGTGGACAACAGCGAGGTACCTATCCCCAACGTCGATGCCCCTGTTGATGATGTCACACCACCCGTTGATGTGCCATCACCCGTAGTTCCTCCTGTCATCCCTGCGGTGCCAGAAGCCGACTCGCCGCAACCCGAAGAACCTGTCCCTACTACCGTGCCAGCACCTATAACGGGCCCCACCATCCCCTCGGCAACCGCACCAATTCCTATTGCGGGCCCCGCCATTCCGGCACTACCTGCGCCTCTCCCCGTGGAAACACCCGTGGCCGTGCCCGCTACCACCGTGGCACAACCCCATTTGGCCTTCTTCATGCACGACATTCTTGGAGGATCACACCCGTCCGTTCGGGTGGTGACCGGGCTCATTGCCAACACGGTGGCCAACGTCCCCTTTTCCAAACCAAACAACAATATTTTCCCCGTCACCGGTGGCACCcccataaacaacaacaacctcAACGGcttcctcaacaacaaccGCAACAACCTCCCCTCCATCGCCGGCCTCACCGGCACTAGTACTGGCCTTACCAACTCCCAAACCAGCACCGTCATCCAAAACTCCGGCAACAATAACATCGTCGACGGCGGCAGCAACCAGCCCTTCGTCACTGCCGGCCAGCTCCCAAACGGCGCTACCCTCCAGAAGCTCATGTTCGGCTCCATCACCGTCATCGACGACGAACTAACCGAAGGACATGAGCTCGGCTCCCCTGTGCTTGGAAAAGCTCAGGGTTTCTACTTGGCAAGCTCGTTGGACGGAAACAGCCACACAATGGCGTTCACTGTTCTCATGCACGGCGCACATGACGTGGAGGATACCATCAGCTTGTTCGGGGTCCACCGCACAGCGGCGCCGGTGTCACACATTGCCGTGATCGGCGGAACCGGGAAGTATGAGAATGCGAATGGCTACGCGGCCATTGAGAGCCTTGTTCAGGAGGATCAGCACACAACAGACGGTGTGGATACCATCATGCAGATCAGTGTTTACCTCTCCGAGTAA
- the LOC126802977 gene encoding LOW QUALITY PROTEIN: dirigent protein 25-like (The sequence of the model RefSeq protein was modified relative to this genomic sequence to represent the inferred CDS: inserted 4 bases in 2 codons; substituted 1 base at 1 genomic stop codon), with amino-acid sequence MHDILGGTNPSARAMTGIVNSPAANGEVPFPKPNGAVLPFNNRVPQNSNNKNNSILSNNNIPFLTGLSGATQNVVTNNNNVIPSARKNTDLRALGLFPGGSSLQNLMFGTMSVFDDQLTEGHELGSGLVGKAQDFYVVSAEEGTSQTXAFTAMFESGGXSLSFSGVHRVAVSESHLAITGGNGKXVDAKRFAIIKTFPATNEQQTDGVQSLLQFTIYITY; translated from the exons ATGCATGACATTCTAGGGGGAACCAACCCCTCAGCTAGAGCCATGACAGGGATAGTCAATAGCCCTGCAGCCAATGGTGAAGTACCATTTCCCAAACCAAATGGAGCAGTTCTGCCATTTAACAATAGGGTACCCCAGAAcagcaacaacaaaaacaacagTATTCTAAGCAACAACAACATTCCTTTTCTCACTGGACTTAGTGGAGCTACCCAAAATGTGGTAACAAATAATAACAATGTTATACCTAGTGCAAGAAAGAACACAGATTTACGTG CACTTGGA CTCTTTCCGGGAGGCTCCTCACTCCAAAACCTCATGTTTGGCACAATGAGTGTGTTTGATGATCAGCTGACTGAAGGGCATGAGCTAGGGTCTGGTTTGGTTGGCAAGGCACAAGATTTCTATGTGGTGAGTGCTGAAGAGGGTACTAGTCAGAC GGCTTTCACTGCTATGTTTGAAAGTGGAGG TAGCCTTAGCTTCTCTGGGGTGCACCGTGTGGCTGTTTCAGAGTCTCATTTGGCCATTACGGGTGGCAACGGAAAGTAGGTTGATGCGAAAAGGTTTGCCATCATTAAGACCTTCCCGGCTACCAATGAGCAACAAACCGATGGAGTACAGAGTTTGTTGCAGTTCACTATTTATATTACATACTAG
- the LOC126802663 gene encoding uncharacterized protein LOC126802663 yields METTPVSPSIVAKLMGLDELPQQQPVQKRRVLSENYFRRVASIGVREKWHSLRLVVEHQDYKDVFEVVSPLKADTDFNLSVHKGTGLSESKTDVSKQEEFQVSSEKYECLQGEDGLNSLHKFSRFPLKSKGKGCSTSSRVVLTPNYGKGGNSSARSFPPMSSLEAYQSVDEKCAGFSSPRNRKIHVKRIEPIGNVSRPRSRGGNSIAMASELVGSHSLNFSDPRNQYQSLSFSDKSYVVREAKDQLSEQWKMTEKLNEYGRADRGITIRDLLAVPVQEIGLRNLNYKFGVHFQPKKKTVRHDMKDLNLSKFKEHHDRYEALCREWPFIPKRSVNWAKSWSCEYQFNHKDGSRPVKLRTNNKKFHSIPTLESEGNFTVENTCVVHNDLKNTTVEKDSNAKYISVQKDVSKGIEVESTFPLHCFTSSDCLSSLEEVYQPSPVSVLEPLFRRENPPSPECLARINVDTSDYSDTCSEGSGMIVSSEDDTNERSVSDTKENSSVGLFKVEERRDFSYLIDVLVEAGFYSRAVEMDCDTWCFEECPMSLYVFESLEKKFGQQMSWNRSERRHLFDRINDGLIEILQPSMGELIWKNPVSRRIRTQSGQEMIEEDLWMLLVIQEKEGMEARKNMEEKLLGSGLGKLDLGDEIDFIGREVERWLIDELLEEFVSNLALRV; encoded by the exons ATGGAAACCACACCAGTTTCACCAAGTATTGTAGCAAAGTTAATGGGTCTTGATGAATTGCCACAACAGCAGCCTGTCCAGAAAAGAAGAGTACTATCTGAGAATTACTTCCGCAGAGTTGCTTCTATAGGCGTCAGAGAGAAATGGCATTCATTGAGATTGGTAGTGGAACATCAAGATTATAAGGATGTCTTTGAAGTTGTAAGTCCACTAAAAGCGGATACTGACTTCAACCTGTCAGTTCATAAGGGAACAGGATTGTCAGAATCGAAGACAGATGTCTCAAAGCAGGAGGAATTTCAAGTTTCATCAGAAAAGTATGAATGTCTACAAGGCGAAGATGGTCTTAATAGCTTACACAAATTTTCGAGGTTTCCATTGAAGTCAAAAGGAAAAGGATGCTCCACCAGTAGCAGAGTTGTTTTGACACCAAATTATGGAAAGGGCGGCAACAGTTCTGCAAGGTCTTTCCCTCCAATGAGTTCATTAGAAGCTTATCAGTCAGTTGATGAGAAGTGCGCTGGGTTTTCTAGTCCTAGGAACAGGAAGATACACGTTAAACGAATAGAACCTATTGGAAATGTATCAAGGCCAAGGTCCAGAGGTGGCAACTCCATTGCAATGGCATCTGAACTCGTGGGGTCTCATTCCTTGAATTTCTCTGATCCGAGGAACCAATACCAGTCTTTGTCTTTTTCAGATAAATCATATGTAGTCAGGGAAGCCAAGGACCAACTCTCGGAACAATGGAAGATGACGGAAAAGCTTAATGAGTACGGAAGGGCTGATAGAGGCATCACCATTCGGGATTTGCTTGCCGTGCCTGTCCAGGAAATAGGGCtaagaaatttaaattacaaattCGGTGTGCATtttcaaccaaaaaaaaagactgtTAGGCATGATATGAAGGATCTGAACCTCAGTAAGTTTAAAGAACATCATGATAGATATGAAGCTCTCTGTAGAGAGTGGCCTTTCATTCCTAAAAGGTCGGTCAATTGGGCGAAGAGTTGGTCATGTGAGTACCAATTTAACCATAAGGATGGTTCAAGACCTGTAAAGTTGAGAACCAACAATAAGAAATTTCATTCTATTCCTACCCTGGAATCAGAAGGTAATTTTACGGTAGAAAATACTTGTGTGGTTCACAATGATCTGAAGAATACAACTGTGGAGAAAGACAGTAACGCCAAATATATCTCAGTCCAGAAG GACGTGTCCAAGGGAATAGAGGTAGAAAGCACTTTCCCTTTGCACTGCTTCACCTCGTCAGATTGTTTGTCGAGCTTGGAGGAAGTTTACCAGCCTAGCCCAGTTTCAGTTCTGGAACCACTATTTAGAAGAGAGAATCCACCTTCACCAGAATGCTTGGCAAGGATCAATGTTGACACCAGTG ACTACTCCGACACATGCTCAGAAGGTTCTGGAATGATTGTATCAAGCGAAGATGATACTAACGAGCGATCTGTGAGCGACACCAAGGAAAACAGTTCTGTGGGATTGTTCAAAgttgaagaaagaagagaCTTTTCCTACCTCATTGATGTGTTAGTGGAGGCAGGTTTCTATAGTCGGGCGGTAGAAATGGACTGTGATACCTGGTGTTTTGAAGAATGCCCGATGAGCCTTTATGTCTTTGAGAGCCTGGAGAAGAAGTTTGGTCAACAGATGTCCTGGAATAGGTCCGAGCGGAGGCATTTGTTTGATCGTATAAATGATGGGCTAATAGAGATTCTCCAGCCATCTATGGGTGAACTCATATGGAAAAATCCTGTTTCTAGAAGAATTAGGACCCAGTCTGGTCAGGAGATGATAGAGGAAGATCTGTGGATGTTGCTTGTAATCCAAGAGAAGGAAGGAATGGAAGCAAGAAAGAACATGGAAGAGAAACTGCTGGGGAGTGGACTTGGAAAGTTAGATTTAGGTGATGAAATTGATTTTATTGGTAGAGAAGTAGAGAGGTGGTTGATTGATGAGCTTTTAGAAGAGTTCGTCAGCAACTTAGCACTGAGAGTTTGA
- the LOC126803715 gene encoding protein PSK SIMULATOR 1-like, which produces MVEGFRTKTSQQDPVVGIFAFEVARVMSKLVHLWESLSPKQVDSLMKYISGLVGIKKLVSQDEDIIRGFILRELFEDMIPLTKYVAGLGKNHCSDPRLKDFELALNDWITNGVDHFKCSYDLERTLKDTTATLDGPSLLEFHNKVELKRLEVENFKEGSLWNVTFDYVGILLARSFFTIISLFKSVFGAPQLMADAEAKDYYHTSPNPLDLSKYELLDAPSGTLGAAASELHYANIVIEIERLRGYPCLHTYAESRKQLYGMLPANVKAELSRRLPSIKDMTSSVLKDVAAKQKVATAESLEWLAPLAHNTKKMHSKRHCQHKACVSRSRSHLLLVQTLYFANQQKTEGTIVELLVGLQYSWQSEVDSTLGGLPRKAASLMTQMLRQASIPV; this is translated from the exons ATGGTGGAAGGCTTCAGGACTAAAACGAGTCAGCAGGACCCAGTAGTTGGAATTTTTGCCTTTGAAGTTGCAAGGGTGATGTCTAAGCTGGTCCATCTATGGGAATCCCTGAGTCCAAAACAAGTTGATAGCCTCATGAAATATATCTCAGGTTTGGTGGGGATAAAAAAGCTTGTGTCACAGGATGAGGATATCATTCGAGGTTTCATACTCAGAGAATTGTTTGAGGATATGATTCCTTTAACAAAATATGTGGCCGGACTTGGCAAGAATCATTGTTCTGATCCTAGGTTAAAGGATTTTGAGCTTGCTCTTAATGATTGGATCACCAATGGTGTTGACCATTTTAAATG TTCTTATGATCTCGAACGTACCTTGAAAGACACCACTGCCACCTTGGATGGTCCAAGTTTGCTCGAGTTTCACAACAAGGTAGAGCTGAAGCGGCTGGAGGTGGAGAATTTCAAGGAGGGCTCCTTGTGGAATGTGACTTTTGATTATGTAGGTATCCTTTTGGCAAGATCTTTCTTCACAATTATCAGTCTTTTCAAGTCTGTTTTTGGAGCTCCTCAACTGATGGCAGATGCAGAAGCCAAAGATTATTATCACACAAGTCCTAATCCATTAGATCTCAGCAAGTACGAGCTGTTGGATGCTCCGTCCGGCACACTTGGTGCTGCTGCCTCAGAACTGCACTATGCAAATATTGTCATCGAAATTGAACGTTTACGAGGATATCCGTGTCTACACACTTATGCAGAATCCAGAAAACAACTGTATGGTATGTTGCCAGCAAATGTGAAAGCTGAGCTAAGTAGAAGGCTGCCCTCCATCAAGGACATGACCTCATCAGTACTTAAAGATGTTGCAGCAAAGCAGAAGGTGGCAACGGCTGAAAGTTTAGAATGGTTAGCACCACTTGCTCATAATACAAAGAAAATGCATTCCAAGAGGCACTGTCAACATAAGGCATGTGTTTCCAGGAGCCGGAGCCACTTGCTTCTGGTACAAACTCTATATTTTGCAAATCAACAGAAGACAGAAGGAACGATTGTGGAACTTCTTGTTGGTTTGCAGTATAGCTGGCAGTCTGAGGTTGACTCCACACTAGGAGGACTGCCAAGAAAAGCAGCCTCGCTGATGACCCAAATGCTAAGGCAAGCCTCGATCCCAGTTTAA
- the LOC126803111 gene encoding uncharacterized protein LOC126803111: protein MGDSSSASYIHLVQHLIEKCLIFHMSKEECMDALSKHAKITPVITSTVWNELEKVNKEFFEAYAVSQNKKDQMSEEETSQLIQKMISDSSKDSDD, encoded by the exons ATGGGAGACTCTTCTTCTGCTTCATACATACACCTG GTGCAACACCTGATAGAGAAGTGTCTGATCTTCCACATGAGCAAAGAAGAGTGCATGGATGCTCTGTCCAAGCATGCAAAAATCACACCTGTCATCACCTCCACTG TGTGGAATGAACTGGAGAAAGTGAACAAGGAGTTCTTCGAGGCGTATGCAGTGTCGCAGAACAAAAAAGATCAAATGTCTGAGGAAGAGACAAGTCAATTGATCCAAAAGATGATATCGGATTCCTCCAAAGATTCAGACGACTAG